One genomic segment of Nonomuraea coxensis DSM 45129 includes these proteins:
- a CDS encoding WD40/YVTN/BNR-like repeat-containing protein gives MKLRIALSVLSAATVLAAGSPSPAQAAGGLPGLGWELKETGVTARLRGLSPVSRDVAWASGSEGTVLRTTDGGRSWQNVPPPGTTGLQFRDIEAFDARQAVALSIGEGTDSRVYRTEDGGRTWAETFRNDEPRAFYDCLAFFDHRHGLAMSDPVDGRFRILATEDGGRSWRVLPSEGMPEALPGEAGFAASGQCLVTAGGRDVWLATGGAGRARVFHSADRGRTWTVADTPVPAGDPARGVFGLAFRDPRHGLAVGGDYRPDQQSPSAAAVTGDGGATWRPAATPPPAYRSGVTWLPFPPFAAVAVGPAGSDVTWNGGRTWRTFDGGSFDTVSCARDGSCWASGEQGRLARLRLG, from the coding sequence ATGAAGCTTCGCATCGCGTTGAGCGTGCTGTCAGCGGCCACCGTCCTCGCGGCGGGCTCCCCCTCCCCCGCCCAGGCGGCCGGCGGCCTGCCCGGGCTCGGCTGGGAGCTGAAGGAGACCGGGGTGACCGCGCGCCTTCGCGGCCTGTCCCCCGTCAGCCGCGACGTGGCCTGGGCCTCCGGCTCGGAGGGCACGGTGCTGCGGACCACGGACGGCGGCCGGAGCTGGCAGAACGTCCCCCCGCCCGGCACGACCGGGCTGCAGTTCCGCGACATCGAGGCGTTCGACGCGCGCCAGGCGGTGGCGCTGTCCATCGGCGAGGGCACGGACTCGCGCGTCTACCGCACCGAGGACGGCGGCCGTACGTGGGCGGAGACGTTCAGGAACGACGAGCCGCGCGCCTTCTACGACTGCCTGGCCTTCTTCGACCACCGGCACGGCCTGGCGATGAGCGACCCGGTGGACGGCAGGTTCCGCATCCTGGCCACCGAGGACGGCGGCCGGAGCTGGCGGGTGCTGCCGTCCGAGGGCATGCCGGAGGCGCTGCCGGGCGAGGCCGGGTTCGCGGCGAGCGGGCAGTGCCTGGTGACGGCGGGCGGCCGGGACGTCTGGCTGGCCACCGGCGGGGCCGGGCGGGCGCGGGTGTTCCACTCGGCCGACCGCGGCCGGACGTGGACCGTCGCCGACACGCCGGTGCCGGCCGGGGATCCGGCGCGGGGCGTGTTCGGGCTCGCCTTCCGTGACCCGCGGCACGGCCTCGCGGTCGGCGGCGACTACCGGCCGGACCAGCAGTCGCCCAGCGCCGCGGCCGTCACCGGGGACGGCGGCGCCACCTGGCGGCCGGCCGCGACGCCGCCGCCGGCCTACCGGTCCGGGGTGACGTGGCTGCCGTTCCCGCCGTTCGCTGCGGTCGCGGTGGGGCCGGCCGGCAGCGACGTGACGTGGAACGGCGGGCGGACATGGCGGACGTTCGACGGCGGCTCGTTCGACACGGTGTCGTGCGCGCGGGACGGCTCCTGCTGGGCCTCCGGCGAGCAGGGCCGCCTCGCCCGCCTGCGCCTGGGGTGA